One part of the Coffea eugenioides isolate CCC68of chromosome 10, Ceug_1.0, whole genome shotgun sequence genome encodes these proteins:
- the LOC113750788 gene encoding uncharacterized protein LOC113750788, translating to MAISFGKGLLVLLLTLIAPLAISKAETVVVGESEGWRYGYKYTDWALNHGAFFLKDTLVFKYPPPSDTVQPHSVYLLPNLYSFLTCDFSGATLLAGPNQGGGDGFSYQLTQVRPNYFASGEGSGDDCNKGLMKFVVIPLYRPPFP from the exons atgGCCATCAGTTTTGGTAAAGGATTACTTGTTCTCCTCCTAACCTTAATAGCCCCATTGGCAATTAGCAAAGCTGAAACAGTTGTTGTTGGGGAGTCCGAGGGATGGCGCTATGGCTACAAATATACTGATTGGGCATTGAATCACGGTGCCTTTTTTCTCAAGGACACACTAG TGTTCAAGTATCCTCCTCCTAGCGACACCGTGCAGCCTCATAGCGTGTACCTGCTGCCAAACCTGTACAGCTTCTTGACATGTGACTTCAGCGGCGCAACCCTGTTGGCAGGCCCGAATCAAGGAGGTGGAGATGGCTTTTCATACCAGCTAACTCAAGTCAGACCTAACTACTTTGCTAGCGGAGAGGGAAGCGGTGATGACTGCAACAAAGGACTGATGAAATTCGTTGTCATTCCTCTGTATCGTCCTCCTTTCCCCTGA